GGAGCTTGTCATGAAGAAATACAGAGAGCAAGTAAGGCAATAGAACAGGCATTGATATTTATGtgttattgtttatattaatgatATATTGTTactattataatattattactTTTTATGAAAAAGCAACAGTTAGAAAACTAGCAACATaagtttgttgatattaatgtgtaACAATTTATTATATGAATAATTCAACAAGGATAAGTGttaatatttatatgttaatattaatatgatatattgttaatatttaatattattgctttaattaataattaaaatcaacTAACAATATaagttgttgatattaatatgtaACAATTTATCATACCAATAAATTAGGACCAGTTCTATTATCTCCGAAATTCACGAATTTTGTGATCACACTAGATCACTGATTTGATCGCAGTGAACAGAATCGACAACTTGTATCTCACGCTTGTGAATCAAGGTGAAGAAACAGAGACGAAAAGAGACGAAATCAGCGAGATGGCAACCGTCATGAAGAAAGCCATAGAATTAGATGAAAACTCAAGCGAACTTGAACAACAACTAATCGCTGCTTTACGATACGAGAACGAGGGACTAAGAGACTTACTAGGCATTTCATCCGTCGATTTGGTTGACAGAGAAGCCGACGAGGACACTGATCAATCGTCCGACTTTTCGTCGTATAAACTACAACACATTCCACCCGACGTTACAAAGGAAAGCGATGAGACGAAAGAGAAAGCAACGACAGACGGCACAGATAACGATTTCAAGTCGTTCTGAGCCATTGCCATAGCGATAGAATTGGACGGACGTTGTGTGGTAGATGATGGGATTTGCTGCAAGGACAGTGGGTGGTGAGAATGTTTTCGGGTTTGTTTGTATGACTATGAGATTGTTTCGTAAGCAAACAAAGGGTGTGACTAAATGGTGGCATGCAGAGCAgttgaaataaataaagttTGGATATCTCTCTCTGTCAATATTTTGGTGTTCGTTAGATGTATGTTACGTTTCGTTTCATCAGCAACCGCACCACAAAccctgcaacaacaacacactgtGAGCattacacacgcacgcatacacgtgcacagaaacacacacacacacacacacacacacacacacacacacacacacacacacacacacacacacacacacatacacgtgcacagaaacacacacacacacacacacacacacacacacacacacacacgcatgcacacacagaaacacactcacacacacacacacacacacacacacacacacacacacatgcacgcatgcacacacatacacacacatgcacatgcacacacacatgcacatacacacgcacgcacacacacacacacacacacacacacacacacacacacatgcacacacacgcatgcatgcctgtgcacacacacacacacacacacacacacacacacacacacacatgcacacacacacatgcacacacacgcacacacatgcacacacacacacacacacacatgcacacacacacacacacacacacacacacacacacacacacacacacacacacacatgcacacacacacacacacacacatacacaagcatgcatgcacacacacacacacgagaggCTGCATAATAACCAACCTATTATGATGATAATGGTTGCCATGGTGatgataacaacaacaacctgCCACCATTGTAAGTGAAGCGGGTCGTCGCGATTAGTCTCGTTGCTTTTGTTCTATTAACACAAACATTGTCTTTCATTGTAACAATACGACAAGCTGTAACATACCGGAAAAATATTATCACTGATTGACGCGGGAAATTCGGTTGATGTTGGTgtgacattgatattaacctgACCAGATTCTTGCACGTCATGAGAGTCGCTGGGAAAAACAGTTGGAGTTgaagatgacgtcacttcTGGTGATGGGTGTATTGTTGACAAGATGCTGTTGCCTGTTTCGTTGGTTTTTGTCGACATCCTTGTGCTcatttttattgttgttgtgaagttggtcacgtgactgccATCAAATATTGTCAATTTGAATGTTCTGTTCGATGTGTCAGCATGTGTGATGTCTAATGAGTTGTGATAGACGACAGTTTGTAGTGTAGATGTGTACTCAGAGATCTGATAGACACAACAGAATGATGCCATTGTGATGaaatgcacacatgcacacacacacacacacacacacacacacacacacacacatggacggatggacacacacacacacacacacacacacacacacacacttctcaTTACCAATGCTTTGCCCGACACAACTAGCATCTTCCCAATGTGTGACACTGACAGATTCGCATTGACAGGCAGACTCACAGTCAAACTCTCCAACTCAATATTCGGCCCAACGTGCAGCATATCAACAGCTGCACCATACAAGTACTGTCCATCTGGACCTGCATCTTTGTCAGATATCACAACATCCGGGTATATGAGACATTTATTATGCTGCCAATCAAACTCGACAACTGATTGGTTGACTGATATTGTGGGTGGATGgtcattaatataaatgaCCTGCAGAGTAACTTGTGCTGTTGCTTGGCATCCAAGGTCATCAGTCATAGTGAGTCTGAAAATTGACTTGTTGTGGTATTGATGATATGACGGCTCGTCTGAAAGGCTGATGATGTTAGCAGACGAAAGCAGATTTTTGTATACTGAAGGTGACTGCAGACCATCCTGCAAAAGTGAGATACATTGGTTAATAGTGGACGTGATAATTCGCCTGCATGTTTAGTACATAAACTTTATAGCAATAGATTAAATGCAAGATTACGGATGTCTCAgtctggctgtgtgtgtgtgtgtgtgtgtgtgtgtgtgtgtgtgtgtgtgtgtgtgtgtgtctgtgtctgtctgtctatgtgtctgtctgtctatgtgtctgtctgtctgtgtgtctgtctgtccgtgtgtctgtctgtctatgtgtctgtctgtctgtctatgtgtctgtctgtctgtctatgtgtctgcctgtctatgtgtctgtccgtctgtctatgtgtctgtctgtctgtctatgtgtctgtctgtctgtctgtttgtctgtgtgtgtgtgtctgtttgtttatttgtgtgtgtgtctgtttgtctgtctgtctgtctgtctgtctgtctgtctgtctatgtgtctgtttgtctgtgagtctatctgtatgtctgtctgtttgtttctttgtgtgtgtgtctgtttgtctatttgtgtgtgtgtctgtttgtctgtctgtttgtctgtctgtctgtctgtctgtctgtttatttgtgtgtgtgtgtctgtttgttatttgtgtgtgtgtgtgtgtgtgtgtctgtctgtctgtctgtctgtctgtctgtttgtctgtgtgtgtgtgtgtgtgtgtgtgtgtgtgtgtgtgtgtgtgtgtgtgtgtgtgtgtatgtgtgtgtgtgtgtgtgcgcgtgtgtgtgtgtgtgtgtgtctgtttgtctgtgtgtgtgtgtgtctgtttgtttatttgtgtgtctgtctgtctgtctgtctgtctgtctgtctgtctgtctgtctgtctgtctgtctgtctgtctgtctgtctgtctatgtgtctgtgtctgtgagtctatctgtatgtctgtctgtttgtttatatttgtgtgtgtgtgtgtctgtttgtttatttgtgtgtgtgtctgtttgtctgtctgtctgtctgtctgtctgtctgtctgtctgtctgtctgtctgtctgtctatgtgtctgtttgtctgtgagtctatctgtatgtctgtctgtttgtttatttgtgtgtgtgtctgtttgtctgtctgtttgtctgtcatgtcCCCAGGCTGAATTTTTTGGCTAGGACTGTGCCACCTGACAGGtt
The DNA window shown above is from Corticium candelabrum chromosome 13, ooCorCand1.1, whole genome shotgun sequence and carries:
- the LOC134189077 gene encoding FGFR1 oncogene partner 2 homolog, yielding MDQILAEARAVKARLEAQDSAAELLLTKCSQVRHKLAALQQCENGFEELNVASGRRSKSELLHGSQHESQRIQTLEEENVFLQKSLEDHEEALELVMKKYREQITDLIAVNRIDNLYLTLVNQGEETETKRDEISEMATVMKKAIELDENSSELEQQLIAALRYENEGLRDLLGISSVDLVDREADEDTDQSSDFSSYKLQHIPPDVTKESDETKEKATTDGTDNDFKSF